In Epinephelus lanceolatus isolate andai-2023 chromosome 13, ASM4190304v1, whole genome shotgun sequence, the following are encoded in one genomic region:
- the LOC144466500 gene encoding trace amine-associated receptor 1-like — MAPEVNRTDVNDIHPCYEIYNVSYRLTSTPSTICVLIFIFLGSLSVVTVCGNLLVIISIIYFKQLHTPTNSLILSLAVADLLVGLVVFPLSMAFSLSSCLHYEHLFCKLKDSFDVTLSTASILNLCCISIDRYYAVCQPLTYRTKINVKVVVVMILVSWSVSVLVAIGFLIPGLNHEKCDDNCFIDLLLAQIVGPIFSFYLPVIIMLCIYLKIFLVAERQARSIRNTTCQSTKCGATVGKNERKATKTLATVMGVFLMCWTPFFLCFTFQLLDNVSVPLPLFETFIWLALSNSMLNPFIYAFFYSWFRSAFRMIISGKIFQGDFANTKLL; from the coding sequence ATGGCACCAGAAGTCAACCGCACTGATGTGAATGACATACATCCCTGTTATGAAATATATAATGTCTCCTACAGACTGACAAGCACTCCTTCTACaatatgtgttttaatatttatttttcttgggTCATTATCTGTTGTCACAGTATGTGGAAACCTTCTGGTAATAATCTCTATCATTTACTTCAAACAGCTCCACACTCCTACAAactctctcatcctctctctgGCTGTAGCTGACCTGCTTGTTGGTCTTGTAGTTTTTCCTCTCAGCATGGCCTTCTCTCTTAGCTCATGTTTACATTatgaacatttattttgtaaactgAAAGATAGCTTTGATGTAACACTGAGCACAGCTTCCATTCTGAATTTATGTTGTATTTCCATAGACAGATATTATGCAGTGTGTCAGCCTCTGACATACAGAACTAAGATAAATGTTAAAGTTGTTGTGGTCATGATCCTGGTCAGCTGGAGTGTGTCTGTTTTAGTAGCCATTGGCTTTCTAATTCCAGGATTAAACCATGAAAAATGTGACGATAACTGTTTTATTGATCTTCTACTTGCACAAATTGTGGGACCCATTTTCTCATTTTACCTCCCAGTGATCATAATGCTCTGTATCTACCTGAAGATTTTCCTTGTGGCAGAGAGACAGGCACGCAGCATCAGGAAcacaacatgtcagagcacaaaATGTGGAGCAACTGTAGGTAAAAATGAGAGAAAGGCCACCAAAACTCTTGCAACAGTTATGGGAGTTTTTCTGATGTGCTGGactcctttctttctctgttttacTTTTCAGCTTTTGGATAATGTGTCAGTGCCACTTCCTCTGTTTGAAACTTTTATCTGGCTTGCACTGTCAAATTCAATGCTCAATCCATTTATTTATGCTTTCTTTTACAGCTGGTTCAGGTCAGCTTTCAGAATGATCATTTCTGGGAAAATATTTCAAGGTGATTTTGCAAACACAAAATTGCTCTGA
- the LOC117270671 gene encoding trace amine-associated receptor 4-like codes for MCGNLLVIISIIYFKQLHTPTNYLILSLAVADLLVGVVVLPFSTILAVSSCWHLEGLLCKVRSCFDIFLCTCSILNLCFISIDRYYAVCQPLRYRTKITVHVIVIMILVSWTVSALNGIGLTIRGLNEEQSNRCVLFQRLTSLGIMGTFFAYYLPGIVMFIIYLKILMVSQRQVRSIQNTICQNTKSGATISKMERKATKTLAIVMGVFLICWTPFFLCFTFYPLSNYTIPVSVIASFKWLGWSNSMLNPFVYGFFYTWFRTSFKMIISGKIFQGDFTNFKLV; via the coding sequence ATGTGTGGAAACCTTCTGGTAATAATCTCTATCATATACTTCAAACAGCTCCACACTCCTACAAACTACCTCAtcctctctctggctgtggCTGACCTGCTTGTTGGTGTTGTAGTTTTGCCTTTTAGCACAATACTGGCTGTAAGCTCATGTTGGCATCTTGAAGGTTTGCTCTGTAAAGTCCGAAGCTGCTTTGATATATTTCTGTGCACATGTTCTattttaaatttgtgttttatttctattgaTAGATATTATGCAGTGTGTCAGCCTCTGAGGTACAGAACTAAAATAACTGTCCATGTTATTGTGATCATGATCCTAGTGAGCTGGACTGTTTCTGCACTAAATGGAATTGGCCTCACAATTCGAGGACTGAATGAAGAACAATCTAAcaggtgtgttttatttcagcgTCTCACAAGTTTAGGAATTATGGGAACCTTTTTTGCTTATTACCTCCCAGGTATTGTAATGTTCATCATCTACCTAAAGATCTTGATGGtgtcacagagacaggtacgCAGCATCCAGAACACAATCTGTCAGAACACAAAGTCTGGAGCAACCATCAgtaagatggagagaaaggcCACCAAAACTCTGGCTATTGTTATGGGAGTTTTTCTCATCTGTTGGactcctttctttctctgtttcacCTTTTACCCTTTGAGTAATTACACAATACCAGTTTCTGTGATTGCATCATTTAAATGGCTTGGATGGTCAAATTCAATGCTCAATCCATTTGTCTATGGTTTCTTTTACACCTGGTTTCGAACATCTTTCAAAATGATAATTTCTGGGAAAATATTTCAAGGTGATTTTACTAATTTTAAGCTTGTTTGA